The Cellulophaga sp. L1A9 genome window below encodes:
- the tilS gene encoding tRNA lysidine(34) synthetase TilS, with the protein MLEQFKLHISDHFPELKNKHFLLACSGGIDSIVLVHLCNAIGLKFSLAHCNFNLRGTDSDGDEAFVKALASEFKMPFYVTSFDTTKYMNTHKVSLQIAARELRYAWFSELQSRHEIPTLVTAHHADDSLETFLINLSRGTGIDGLTGIPEKTATIARPLLAFSREQILNYANTASISWREDKSNKETKYLRNKIRHKIVPQLKELHPSFLNNFLQSQQYLSETASVFHDYIRDVRKSLFKSDTNVYTISIAELQKLHALKSTIYHLFKPFGFTDASAIIDLLTAMSGKELHSSSHRLLKDRDNLYLQELNAVVDGVYFIADETCTLETPLALKIEEVSKITNTDFNTLYVDKEHIKFPLTVRKYKTGDYFYPFGMKGVKKLSKYFKDEKLNQFEKEQQWLLCSEDAILWVIGKRADNRFKVSDKTKQILKFSVS; encoded by the coding sequence GTGCTAGAACAATTTAAACTACATATCAGCGATCATTTTCCAGAACTAAAAAACAAGCATTTTTTATTAGCCTGTAGTGGTGGGATTGATAGTATCGTACTAGTTCATTTATGTAATGCGATAGGTCTAAAATTTTCTTTAGCTCACTGTAATTTTAATTTAAGAGGAACAGACAGTGATGGAGATGAAGCTTTTGTGAAAGCTCTTGCGAGTGAATTTAAAATGCCTTTTTATGTGACTAGTTTTGATACTACGAAATACATGAATACGCATAAGGTATCTTTGCAAATTGCTGCGCGAGAACTGAGGTATGCTTGGTTTTCTGAGTTGCAATCAAGGCACGAAATACCAACTTTAGTTACTGCGCACCACGCTGATGATAGTCTGGAAACTTTTCTGATTAATTTATCACGAGGTACCGGAATTGACGGTTTAACAGGAATACCTGAAAAAACAGCAACCATAGCTAGGCCACTTTTAGCGTTTTCAAGAGAACAGATTTTAAACTATGCAAATACGGCTTCTATTTCTTGGCGGGAAGATAAAAGCAATAAGGAAACAAAATATTTACGAAATAAAATAAGACATAAAATTGTTCCGCAGCTAAAGGAATTACACCCTTCTTTTTTGAATAATTTCCTGCAGAGTCAGCAGTATTTAAGTGAAACAGCGAGTGTGTTTCACGATTACATTAGGGACGTCCGGAAATCTCTTTTTAAAAGCGATACGAATGTGTACACTATATCTATAGCCGAACTTCAGAAATTACATGCGTTAAAGTCCACGATCTATCATTTGTTTAAACCGTTTGGTTTTACAGATGCTTCAGCAATTATAGATTTGTTAACTGCTATGAGCGGTAAAGAATTGCATTCGTCTAGCCATCGCTTATTAAAAGATCGTGACAATTTATACCTACAAGAATTAAATGCGGTAGTTGATGGTGTTTATTTTATTGCAGATGAGACATGCACGCTAGAAACTCCTCTAGCCTTAAAAATTGAAGAGGTCTCTAAGATAACAAATACAGATTTCAACACGTTATATGTGGATAAGGAACATATAAAGTTTCCATTAACTGTAAGAAAATATAAAACAGGCGACTATTTTTATCCTTTTGGAATGAAAGGTGTTAAAAAATTGAGTAAGTATTTTAAAGACGAAAAGCTGAATCAATTCGAAAAAGAACAGCAGTGGTTACTCTGCAGTGAAGATGCCATACTTTGGGTCATTGGGAAAAGAGCAGATAATCGGTTTAAAGTATCAGATAAAACAAAACAAATACTAAAATTTA